A window of Drosophila subobscura isolate 14011-0131.10 chromosome E, UCBerk_Dsub_1.0, whole genome shotgun sequence contains these coding sequences:
- the LOC117890103 gene encoding sphingomyelin phosphodiesterase isoform X1, with translation MTQQPPWPSPRGNCRLIALMTVAALTLLPEAGALPFLFPRFRPQINWTQPPLERWVIEEQPRSIEPHLDLVSHPNRTHSAATSGDGSDAEFLQRLVNIRHNQTSTSRMLWYDVGSGDGLVYPPFVDKALKLLNLKQVAFEIENSVMSKVTCTACRAGSGMLQHQIQSGKTDAELIRMISDYCTNLNIQSARVCQGVAQLFGSELIYVIKRVNLSPDELCSFIIGDGCGDVYNPYHEWEVIFPPVPKPPRLADLPIPMEAAPFFKVLHISDTHYDPHYAEGSNADCNEPLCCRLSSGRPATPNAAAGKWGDYRKCDTPKRTVDHMLAHIAETHKDIDYILWTGDLPPHDVWNQTKEENLAIIKETVKQMVEKFPGIPIFPALGNHESAPVNSFPPPYVNQVDISISWLYDELDVQWRRWLPQSVTHTVRRGAFYSVLVRPGFRIISLNMNYCNNKNWWLLLNSTDPATELQWFIYELQSAEFSNEKVHVIGHIPPGHSDCLKVWSRNFYKIISRYESTITAQFYGHTHYDEFEMFYDPHDLNHPNSIAYIGPSVSPYYDLNPGYRVYYVDGDHDSTTRLVIDHESWIMNLKEANLYGYPIWYKLYTARAAYNMKALRPSDWNNLINELTNNQELFELYYKYYWKNSPARPTCDAECKKRLICDCKSGRSHDRKHFCTDVESKIDEESSKSWKSWFYRGLTNSNSEEERTASGEEQTTTELWSPIDVVVVNIGG, from the exons ATGACACAGCAGCCACCATGGCCGAGTCCCAGGGGAAACTGCAGGCTCATCGCACTCATGACAGTCGCAGCTCTAACGCTGCTGCCAGAGG CTGGAGCACTCCCCTTTCTATTCCCACGCTTCAGGCCGCAGATAAACTGGACGCAGCCGCCGCTGGAGCGCTGGGTGATCGAGGAGCAGCCGCGCAGCATTGAGCCGCACCTGGATCTGGTCAGTCATCCGAATCGCACCCACAGTGCGGCCACCTCGGGCGATGGCTCGGACGCAGAGTTCCTCCAGCGGCTGGTCAACATCAGGCACAATCAGACCTCCACCTCCCGCATGCTGTGGTACGACGTGGGCTCTGGGGACGGGCTCGTGTATCCTCCGTTCGTGGACAAGGCACTGAAGCTGCTCAATCTCAAGCAGGTGGCCTTCGAGATCGAGAACAGTGTCATGTCAAAGGTCACGTGCACGGCCTGCCGCGCCGGCTCCGGCATGCTGCAGCACCAGATCCAGTCGGGCAAGACCGACGCGGAGCTGATCCGCATGATCTCGGACTACTGCACCAATCTGAACATCCAGAGCGCCCGCGTCTGCCAGGGCGTGGCGCAGCTCTTTGGCAGCGAGCTGATCTACGTGATCAAGCGGGTGAATCTCAGTCCCGACGAGCTCTGCAGCTTCATCATTGGCGATGGCTGTGGCGATGTCTACAATCCGTATCACGAGTGGGAAGTCATCTTCCCGCCGGTGCCCAAGCCGCCGCGTCTCGCCGATCTGCCCATCCCCATGGAGGCGGCGCCCTTCTTCAAGGTGCTCCACATCTCGGACACCCACTACGATCCCCACTACGCCGAGGGCTCCAATGCGGACTGCAACGAGCCTCTCTGCTGCCGGCTGAGCAGCGGAAGGCCCGCCACACCGAACGCTGCCGCCGGCAAGTGGGGCGACTACCGCAAGTGCGACACGCCGAAGCGAACGGTGGACCACATGCTGGCGCACATTGCCGAGACGCACAAGGACATTGACTACATCCTGTGGACGGGCGACCTGCCGCCCCACGATGTGTGGAACCAGACGAAGGAGGAGAATCTGGCCATCATCAAGGAGACGGTGAAGCAGATGGTGGAGAAGTTCCCCGGCATTCCCATCTTCCCGGCATTGGGCAACCACGAGAGTGCGCCGGTGAACAGCTTTCCGCCGCCGTACGTCAACCAGGTGGACATCTCCATCAGCTGGCTCTACGACGAACTCGACGTCCAATGGCGCCGCTGGCTGCCCCAAAGTGTCACCCATACGGTGCGGCGTGGCGCCTTCTACTCGGTGCTGGTGCGCCCTGGATTCCGCATCATTTCGCTGAACATGAACTactgcaacaacaagaactggtggctgctgctcaactCCACGGATCCAGCCACAGAGCTGCAATG GTTCATTTACGAGCTGCAGAGTGCAGAGTTCTCCAATGAGAAGGTCCATGTCATAGGCCACATACCGCCCGGGCATTCGGATTGCCTGAAGGTCTGGTCGCGCAACTTTTACAAGATTATTTCACGCTACGAGAGCACCATCACGGCACAGTTCTACGGCCACACGCACTACGATGAGTTTGAAATGTTCTACGATCCACACGACCTGA ATCATCCCAACAGCATTGCTTACATCGGACCTTCTGTATCGCCGTACTACGATCTGAATCCTGGCTATCGCGTTTACTATGTGGATGGGGATCACGACTCGACGACGCGTCTGGTCATCGATCACGAGTCCTGGATAATGAATCTGAAGGAGGCCAATCTGTATGGCTATCCCATCTGGTACAAGCTGTACACAGCCCGTGCGGCCTACAACATGAAGGCGCTGCGGCCCAGTGATTGGAACAATCTGATCAACGAACTGACCAACAATCAGGAGCTCTTTGAGCTCTACTACAA ATATTACTGGAAAAACTCACCGGCGCGGCCCACCTGCGATGCCGAGTGCAAGAAGCGGCTGATATGCGACTGCAAGAGCGGACGCTCACACGATCGGAAACACTTCTGCACGGATGTCGAGTCGAAGATCGATGAGGAGTCCTCCAAGTCGTGGAAGTCGTGGTTCTATCGCGGACTGACCAATTC aaacagcGAAGAGGAACGGACAGCCTCCGGGGAGGAGCAGACAACTACGGAGCTATGGTCTCCGATTGATGTGGTTGTGGTTAACATTGGTGGTTGA
- the LOC117890103 gene encoding sphingomyelin phosphodiesterase isoform X3, which produces MTQQPPWPSPRGNCRLIALMTVAALTLLPEAGALPFLFPRFRPQINWTQPPLERWVIEEQPRSIEPHLDLVSHPNRTHSAATSGDGSDAEFLQRLVNIRHNQTSTSRMLWYDVGSGDGLVYPPFVDKALKLLNLKQVAFEIENSVMSKVTCTACRAGSGMLQHQIQSGKTDAELIRMISDYCTNLNIQSARVCQGVAQLFGSELIYVIKRVNLSPDELCSFIIGDGCGDVYNPYHEWEVIFPPVPKPPRLADLPIPMEAAPFFKVLHISDTHYDPHYAEGSNADCNEPLCCRLSSGRPATPNAAAGKWGDYRKCDTPKRTVDHMLAHIAETHKDIDYILWTGDLPPHDVWNQTKEENLAIIKETVKQMVEKFPGIPIFPALGNHESAPVNSFPPPYVNQVDISISWLYDELDVQWRRWLPQSVTHTVRRGAFYSVLVRPGFRIISLNMNYCNNKNWWLLLNSTDPATELQWFIYELQSAEFSNEKVHVIGHIPPGHSDCLKVWSRNFYKIISRYESTITAQFYGHTHYDEFEMFYDPHDLNHPNSIAYIGPSVSPYYDLNPGYRVYYVDGDHDSTTRLVIDHESWIMNLKEANLYGYPIWYKLYTARAAYNMKALRPSDWNNLINELTNNQELFELYYKYYWKNSPARPTCDAECKKRLICDCKSGRSHDRKHFCTDVESKIDEESSKSWKSWFYRGLTNSYSLLSSITYLPKYLLGYR; this is translated from the exons ATGACACAGCAGCCACCATGGCCGAGTCCCAGGGGAAACTGCAGGCTCATCGCACTCATGACAGTCGCAGCTCTAACGCTGCTGCCAGAGG CTGGAGCACTCCCCTTTCTATTCCCACGCTTCAGGCCGCAGATAAACTGGACGCAGCCGCCGCTGGAGCGCTGGGTGATCGAGGAGCAGCCGCGCAGCATTGAGCCGCACCTGGATCTGGTCAGTCATCCGAATCGCACCCACAGTGCGGCCACCTCGGGCGATGGCTCGGACGCAGAGTTCCTCCAGCGGCTGGTCAACATCAGGCACAATCAGACCTCCACCTCCCGCATGCTGTGGTACGACGTGGGCTCTGGGGACGGGCTCGTGTATCCTCCGTTCGTGGACAAGGCACTGAAGCTGCTCAATCTCAAGCAGGTGGCCTTCGAGATCGAGAACAGTGTCATGTCAAAGGTCACGTGCACGGCCTGCCGCGCCGGCTCCGGCATGCTGCAGCACCAGATCCAGTCGGGCAAGACCGACGCGGAGCTGATCCGCATGATCTCGGACTACTGCACCAATCTGAACATCCAGAGCGCCCGCGTCTGCCAGGGCGTGGCGCAGCTCTTTGGCAGCGAGCTGATCTACGTGATCAAGCGGGTGAATCTCAGTCCCGACGAGCTCTGCAGCTTCATCATTGGCGATGGCTGTGGCGATGTCTACAATCCGTATCACGAGTGGGAAGTCATCTTCCCGCCGGTGCCCAAGCCGCCGCGTCTCGCCGATCTGCCCATCCCCATGGAGGCGGCGCCCTTCTTCAAGGTGCTCCACATCTCGGACACCCACTACGATCCCCACTACGCCGAGGGCTCCAATGCGGACTGCAACGAGCCTCTCTGCTGCCGGCTGAGCAGCGGAAGGCCCGCCACACCGAACGCTGCCGCCGGCAAGTGGGGCGACTACCGCAAGTGCGACACGCCGAAGCGAACGGTGGACCACATGCTGGCGCACATTGCCGAGACGCACAAGGACATTGACTACATCCTGTGGACGGGCGACCTGCCGCCCCACGATGTGTGGAACCAGACGAAGGAGGAGAATCTGGCCATCATCAAGGAGACGGTGAAGCAGATGGTGGAGAAGTTCCCCGGCATTCCCATCTTCCCGGCATTGGGCAACCACGAGAGTGCGCCGGTGAACAGCTTTCCGCCGCCGTACGTCAACCAGGTGGACATCTCCATCAGCTGGCTCTACGACGAACTCGACGTCCAATGGCGCCGCTGGCTGCCCCAAAGTGTCACCCATACGGTGCGGCGTGGCGCCTTCTACTCGGTGCTGGTGCGCCCTGGATTCCGCATCATTTCGCTGAACATGAACTactgcaacaacaagaactggtggctgctgctcaactCCACGGATCCAGCCACAGAGCTGCAATG GTTCATTTACGAGCTGCAGAGTGCAGAGTTCTCCAATGAGAAGGTCCATGTCATAGGCCACATACCGCCCGGGCATTCGGATTGCCTGAAGGTCTGGTCGCGCAACTTTTACAAGATTATTTCACGCTACGAGAGCACCATCACGGCACAGTTCTACGGCCACACGCACTACGATGAGTTTGAAATGTTCTACGATCCACACGACCTGA ATCATCCCAACAGCATTGCTTACATCGGACCTTCTGTATCGCCGTACTACGATCTGAATCCTGGCTATCGCGTTTACTATGTGGATGGGGATCACGACTCGACGACGCGTCTGGTCATCGATCACGAGTCCTGGATAATGAATCTGAAGGAGGCCAATCTGTATGGCTATCCCATCTGGTACAAGCTGTACACAGCCCGTGCGGCCTACAACATGAAGGCGCTGCGGCCCAGTGATTGGAACAATCTGATCAACGAACTGACCAACAATCAGGAGCTCTTTGAGCTCTACTACAA ATATTACTGGAAAAACTCACCGGCGCGGCCCACCTGCGATGCCGAGTGCAAGAAGCGGCTGATATGCGACTGCAAGAGCGGACGCTCACACGATCGGAAACACTTCTGCACGGATGTCGAGTCGAAGATCGATGAGGAGTCCTCCAAGTCGTGGAAGTCGTGGTTCTATCGCGGACTGACCAATTC CTATAGCCTGCTCTCCTCGATCACCTATCTGCCCAAATATCTGCTGGGATATCGCTGA
- the LOC117890103 gene encoding sphingomyelin phosphodiesterase isoform X2 yields MTQQPPWPSPRGNCRLIALMTVAALTLLPEAGALPFLFPRFRPQINWTQPPLERWVIEEQPRSIEPHLDLVSHPNRTHSAATSGDGSDAEFLQRLVNIRHNQTSTSRMLWYDVGSGDGLVYPPFVDKALKLLNLKQVAFEIENSVMSKVTCTACRAGSGMLQHQIQSGKTDAELIRMISDYCTNLNIQSARVCQGVAQLFGSELIYVIKRVNLSPDELCSFIIGDGCGDVYNPYHEWEVIFPPVPKPPRLADLPIPMEAAPFFKVLHISDTHYDPHYAEGSNADCNEPLCCRLSSGRPATPNAAAGKWGDYRKCDTPKRTVDHMLAHIAETHKDIDYILWTGDLPPHDVWNQTKEENLAIIKETVKQMVEKFPGIPIFPALGNHESAPVNSFPPPYVNQVDISISWLYDELDVQWRRWLPQSVTHTVRRGAFYSVLVRPGFRIISLNMNYCNNKNWWLLLNSTDPATELQWFIYELQSAEFSNEKVHVIGHIPPGHSDCLKVWSRNFYKIISRYESTITAQFYGHTHYDEFEMFYDPHDLNHPNSIAYIGPSVSPYYDLNPGYRVYYVDGDHDSTTRLVIDHESWIMNLKEANLYGYPIWYKLYTARAAYNMKALRPSDWNNLINELTNNQELFELYYKYYWKNSPARPTCDAECKKRLICDCKSGRSHDRKHFCTDVESKIDEESSKSWKSWFYRGLTNSEEERTASGEEQTTTELWSPIDVVVVNIGG; encoded by the exons ATGACACAGCAGCCACCATGGCCGAGTCCCAGGGGAAACTGCAGGCTCATCGCACTCATGACAGTCGCAGCTCTAACGCTGCTGCCAGAGG CTGGAGCACTCCCCTTTCTATTCCCACGCTTCAGGCCGCAGATAAACTGGACGCAGCCGCCGCTGGAGCGCTGGGTGATCGAGGAGCAGCCGCGCAGCATTGAGCCGCACCTGGATCTGGTCAGTCATCCGAATCGCACCCACAGTGCGGCCACCTCGGGCGATGGCTCGGACGCAGAGTTCCTCCAGCGGCTGGTCAACATCAGGCACAATCAGACCTCCACCTCCCGCATGCTGTGGTACGACGTGGGCTCTGGGGACGGGCTCGTGTATCCTCCGTTCGTGGACAAGGCACTGAAGCTGCTCAATCTCAAGCAGGTGGCCTTCGAGATCGAGAACAGTGTCATGTCAAAGGTCACGTGCACGGCCTGCCGCGCCGGCTCCGGCATGCTGCAGCACCAGATCCAGTCGGGCAAGACCGACGCGGAGCTGATCCGCATGATCTCGGACTACTGCACCAATCTGAACATCCAGAGCGCCCGCGTCTGCCAGGGCGTGGCGCAGCTCTTTGGCAGCGAGCTGATCTACGTGATCAAGCGGGTGAATCTCAGTCCCGACGAGCTCTGCAGCTTCATCATTGGCGATGGCTGTGGCGATGTCTACAATCCGTATCACGAGTGGGAAGTCATCTTCCCGCCGGTGCCCAAGCCGCCGCGTCTCGCCGATCTGCCCATCCCCATGGAGGCGGCGCCCTTCTTCAAGGTGCTCCACATCTCGGACACCCACTACGATCCCCACTACGCCGAGGGCTCCAATGCGGACTGCAACGAGCCTCTCTGCTGCCGGCTGAGCAGCGGAAGGCCCGCCACACCGAACGCTGCCGCCGGCAAGTGGGGCGACTACCGCAAGTGCGACACGCCGAAGCGAACGGTGGACCACATGCTGGCGCACATTGCCGAGACGCACAAGGACATTGACTACATCCTGTGGACGGGCGACCTGCCGCCCCACGATGTGTGGAACCAGACGAAGGAGGAGAATCTGGCCATCATCAAGGAGACGGTGAAGCAGATGGTGGAGAAGTTCCCCGGCATTCCCATCTTCCCGGCATTGGGCAACCACGAGAGTGCGCCGGTGAACAGCTTTCCGCCGCCGTACGTCAACCAGGTGGACATCTCCATCAGCTGGCTCTACGACGAACTCGACGTCCAATGGCGCCGCTGGCTGCCCCAAAGTGTCACCCATACGGTGCGGCGTGGCGCCTTCTACTCGGTGCTGGTGCGCCCTGGATTCCGCATCATTTCGCTGAACATGAACTactgcaacaacaagaactggtggctgctgctcaactCCACGGATCCAGCCACAGAGCTGCAATG GTTCATTTACGAGCTGCAGAGTGCAGAGTTCTCCAATGAGAAGGTCCATGTCATAGGCCACATACCGCCCGGGCATTCGGATTGCCTGAAGGTCTGGTCGCGCAACTTTTACAAGATTATTTCACGCTACGAGAGCACCATCACGGCACAGTTCTACGGCCACACGCACTACGATGAGTTTGAAATGTTCTACGATCCACACGACCTGA ATCATCCCAACAGCATTGCTTACATCGGACCTTCTGTATCGCCGTACTACGATCTGAATCCTGGCTATCGCGTTTACTATGTGGATGGGGATCACGACTCGACGACGCGTCTGGTCATCGATCACGAGTCCTGGATAATGAATCTGAAGGAGGCCAATCTGTATGGCTATCCCATCTGGTACAAGCTGTACACAGCCCGTGCGGCCTACAACATGAAGGCGCTGCGGCCCAGTGATTGGAACAATCTGATCAACGAACTGACCAACAATCAGGAGCTCTTTGAGCTCTACTACAA ATATTACTGGAAAAACTCACCGGCGCGGCCCACCTGCGATGCCGAGTGCAAGAAGCGGCTGATATGCGACTGCAAGAGCGGACGCTCACACGATCGGAAACACTTCTGCACGGATGTCGAGTCGAAGATCGATGAGGAGTCCTCCAAGTCGTGGAAGTCGTGGTTCTATCGCGGACTGACCAATTC cGAAGAGGAACGGACAGCCTCCGGGGAGGAGCAGACAACTACGGAGCTATGGTCTCCGATTGATGTGGTTGTGGTTAACATTGGTGGTTGA